One genomic region from Mycobacterium basiliense encodes:
- a CDS encoding carboxymuconolactone decarboxylase family protein yields the protein MTKSRVPRLPLADAKAAADQAGVPDYMAELNIFQVLLNHPHLARTFNDMLATMLWHGALDPRLRELVIMRIGWLTGCDYEWTQHWRVATGLGVSAEDLLGVRDWQSYNDFGSVERAVLSATDDVVRNGAVSTESWTACERELQGDSTVLIELVTAISSWRMVATILHSLRVPLEDGLPSWPPDGRSP from the coding sequence ATGACTAAGTCTCGCGTGCCGCGACTGCCGCTCGCCGATGCCAAGGCCGCCGCTGATCAAGCGGGCGTGCCCGACTACATGGCCGAGCTCAATATCTTTCAGGTATTGCTGAACCATCCGCATTTGGCGCGCACCTTCAACGACATGCTTGCCACCATGCTGTGGCACGGCGCGCTCGACCCGCGGCTGCGCGAGCTGGTGATCATGCGGATCGGCTGGCTCACCGGGTGTGACTACGAGTGGACTCAACATTGGCGCGTTGCTACCGGGCTCGGTGTGTCAGCTGAAGACCTGCTGGGCGTTCGGGATTGGCAAAGCTACAACGATTTTGGGTCAGTCGAGCGCGCCGTGCTATCGGCCACCGACGACGTCGTGCGAAACGGTGCCGTGAGCACTGAGAGCTGGACTGCGTGCGAACGCGAATTGCAAGGTGACTCAACAGTTCTCATAGAGTTAGTTACCGCCATTAGCTCATGGCGGATGGTCGCAACCATCTTGCACAGTCTTAGGGTCCCGTTGGAAGACGGGTTACCCAGCTGGCCGCCGGACGGCCGCTCACCCTAG
- a CDS encoding glycosyltransferase family protein → MSVLITVPVFGQHEYTHALVGDLEREGAEYLIVDNRGDYPKISNERVITFGENLGWAGGSDLGFRIAFSEGYSHAMTLNNDTRISKGFVAGLLDPRLPTDAGIVGPLLDHGFPCAEDEQKPDAADYIPRPQYRAVSAVEGTALMLSRECWQAIGGMDLRTFGRYGWGVDLDLALRAGNAGFGLYTTEMAYINHFGRGTANVHFGRWRYLLGANTAMERSMRRLHGRKWRKRFPPGTLPQAVSRNPIAYTTHQLVE, encoded by the coding sequence ATGTCCGTACTGATTACTGTCCCGGTATTTGGGCAGCATGAGTACACCCATGCTCTCGTCGGCGACTTGGAGCGCGAAGGCGCAGAATATCTAATCGTCGACAATCGGGGCGATTATCCCAAGATCAGCAACGAACGTGTCATTACATTCGGCGAAAACCTCGGCTGGGCGGGTGGGAGCGACCTTGGATTCCGAATTGCCTTTTCGGAGGGGTACTCCCATGCGATGACGCTCAACAACGACACTCGCATATCGAAGGGATTTGTCGCCGGCCTGCTTGATCCGCGTCTGCCCACCGATGCCGGAATCGTTGGTCCGTTGCTCGATCACGGGTTCCCTTGCGCCGAGGACGAGCAGAAACCAGATGCCGCGGACTACATTCCCCGGCCCCAATATCGGGCGGTGAGTGCGGTGGAGGGAACGGCGCTGATGCTGTCCCGCGAATGCTGGCAGGCTATCGGCGGAATGGATTTGCGTACCTTCGGCCGCTACGGCTGGGGCGTAGATCTCGACCTTGCATTGCGTGCCGGCAACGCTGGGTTTGGTTTGTACACAACCGAGATGGCCTACATTAACCATTTCGGTCGCGGGACGGCCAACGTGCATTTCGGCAGATGGCGGTATCTACTCGGTGCCAACACGGCGATGGAGCGGTCGATGCGCCGATTGCATGGCCGTAAGTGGCGTAAGCGATTTCCGCCGGGGACCCTGCCGCAAGCGGTGTCGCGAAACCCGATCGCCTACACCACACATCAGCTAGTGGAGTGA
- a CDS encoding Rv1535 family protein: MTVAVFDEVVTAAPAPKLTVVRDGTPAQSPAPKKNPTNRPEFVAGDPLVDGAARLLSIPVRHVYAALWRVGLLEVQA, encoded by the coding sequence ATGACCGTAGCTGTGTTCGACGAAGTGGTAACCGCTGCACCCGCGCCCAAGCTGACGGTGGTGCGCGATGGAACCCCGGCTCAGTCCCCGGCGCCCAAGAAGAACCCGACCAACCGCCCCGAGTTCGTTGCGGGCGACCCGCTGGTCGACGGCGCGGCCAGGTTGCTGAGCATTCCCGTGCGCCACGTCTATGCCGCACTGTGGCGGGTGGGGTTGCTCGAGGTTCAGGCATGA
- a CDS encoding NAD(P)H-dependent flavin oxidoreductase has translation MQTRVAEMLGVEFPICAFSHCRDVVAAVTNAGGFGVLGAVAHSPTRLERELTWIEEQAGGKPYGVDLLLPPRYVGSEQGGIDPRQVSELLPEEHRTFVDELLVRYGIERPADQQATVARSGGGLNISRSGYEPLLEVAFAHKIRLIASALGPPPQDLVERAHSNDVLVAALAGTTHHAQRHAAAGVDLIVAQGTEAGGHTGEVATMVLVPEVVDAVAPTPVLAAGGIARGRQIAASLALGAEGVWCGSVWLTTEEAETTPVVKEKFLTATSSDTVRSRSMTGKPARMLRTAWTDEWDRPDTPDPLGMPLQSALVADSQVRINQAAGQPGTQARELATYFVGQVVGSLDRVRPTRSVVLDMVEEFINTVGRLEQLIER, from the coding sequence ATGCAAACCAGAGTCGCCGAAATGCTCGGCGTTGAGTTCCCCATCTGCGCCTTCAGCCACTGTCGCGATGTGGTCGCCGCGGTGACCAACGCCGGCGGGTTCGGGGTCCTTGGCGCCGTAGCGCATAGCCCCACGCGGCTGGAACGTGAGCTGACTTGGATCGAGGAGCAGGCGGGAGGCAAACCGTACGGTGTCGACCTGCTGTTACCGCCCAGATATGTCGGCTCCGAGCAGGGCGGGATCGACCCCCGGCAGGTATCGGAGCTATTGCCTGAGGAGCATCGCACGTTTGTCGACGAGTTGTTGGTGCGATACGGAATCGAAAGGCCGGCCGATCAGCAGGCGACGGTCGCAAGGTCTGGAGGTGGACTCAACATCTCGCGCAGCGGCTATGAGCCGCTACTGGAGGTGGCCTTCGCCCACAAGATCCGGCTGATCGCAAGCGCGCTCGGACCGCCACCCCAGGACCTCGTCGAGCGTGCCCATAGCAACGATGTGTTGGTAGCCGCCCTGGCTGGCACCACCCACCACGCACAACGACACGCGGCCGCCGGTGTCGACCTGATCGTGGCGCAGGGAACCGAAGCGGGCGGCCACACCGGCGAGGTGGCCACCATGGTCTTGGTGCCAGAGGTGGTAGACGCGGTGGCGCCGACTCCAGTGTTGGCAGCGGGCGGGATCGCGCGAGGCCGCCAAATCGCGGCGTCGCTGGCACTGGGCGCCGAGGGAGTGTGGTGTGGATCGGTGTGGTTGACCACCGAGGAAGCCGAAACGACTCCGGTAGTCAAAGAAAAATTCCTCACCGCCACGTCGTCGGATACGGTGCGGTCGCGGTCGATGACTGGTAAGCCCGCGCGGATGCTGCGGACAGCCTGGACCGACGAATGGGACCGGCCGGATACTCCCGACCCACTCGGCATGCCGCTGCAAAGTGCGCTGGTCGCCGACTCGCAGGTGCGGATAAACCAGGCCGCTGGCCAACCGGGCACCCAGGCCCGCGAGTTGGCGACTTACTTCGTTGGCCAGGTCGTCGGCTCGCTCGACCGGGTGCGGCCGACGCGCTCGGTGGTGCTCGACATGGTTGAGGAGTTCATCAATACGGTCGGGCGGCTTGAGCAGTTGATCGAGAGATGA
- the pks2 gene encoding sulfolipid-1 biosynthesis phthioceranic/hydroxyphthioceranic acid synthase — MDEAHATPIAVIGMACRLPQGIDSPEDFWNALLRGDNLITEIPTDRWDADAYYDPEPGTPDRSVSRWGGFLDDMAGFDPEFFGISEREATAIDPQHRLLLQTSWEAAEHAGLAPTALSGSPTGVFVGMCHDDYTHVTDEAGALSDAYGFTGTALSMASGRVSYAMGLRGPALTVDTACSSSLLAVHLACRSLHAGESDLALAGGCMIMLEPQLSSSASAQGMLSPTGRCRTFDVDADGFVRSEGCAMLMLKRLPDALRSGDRILAVLRGTATNQDGRTDNVTTPSLDAQVMVYRAALAAAGVDADSVGLIEAHGTGTPVGDPIEFSSLAQVYGANGNRCAVGSAKSNLGHTEAAAGVVGIIKAILSLQHGLVPPMVHHTRLPEELARIDCALFVPQEITPWPREGDATPRRAAVSSYGMSGTNVHAILEQAPEPHHNDTATSSNPLLFPLSASSTEALRRTAHRLADWVTDREVSLPDLAYTLTRRRGHRRVRTAIIATDRAGLADGLRMAATGDAPGQAAVGHDDLGPVWVFSGQGSQWATMGADLLANEPVFAATIAALEPLIAAESGFSVTAAMTAQETPSGIDRVQPTLFAMHVALAETMKSYGVRPGAVIGHSLGEVAAAVVAGALSREDGVRVICRRSRLCTRIAGIGAMASVELPAARVREDLVRRGVKDAVVAVVASPQSTVIGGATQTVRDLVAAWEERDVLAREVAVDVASHTPQVEPILDELSESLTDLRPTIAKVPYYSATSFDPRERPRCDAKYWVDNLRHAVRFSAAVRAALDDGYRVFAELSPHPLLTRAVEQTATSIDMPVAAVPAMRRNQPLPWGLRALVADLHSAGAAVDFSTLYPVGRLVDAPLPIWTNRRLLLSAVNAKHHAHCNTVVVHPLLGSHVDLLEEPERHAWQAEIGVAASPWLADHRVNDVAALPGAAYCEMALAAASTVLGDECEVRDVRFEHMLLLDDETPVGAVASVQAPGVATFVVDTSQNGEKVRRASASLHAIRHDTAPTAYDVEDLLSAHTHRLAGNELREWFGEHGIHYGPAFTGLAAAHTGVGATDTVLAELSLPGSVRTQQASYFVHPALLDSCFQSVAAHPVVQQMGTGGLLLPLSVRQLRLHAVSRSARYCYTRVTACGHEAEADIDVMDQHGTVILELRGLLMGTGLSETADQDRLVDHRLLNVEWQRREPPEPKPAITGTWLLVRISDTPDPLATQLFGALKSQGADWTTTCWPQRADHVAHAKLLGDQLRDNQFTGVVVVTGPTRHNPVGVECVRHLVRVVRELPEVTGEAPRLFVLTRGAQTVLGGESANLEQAGVRGLLRVIGAEHPHLHTTHIDVDEHTGVEQVARQLLSGSEEDETAWRHGQWYTARLSPMPLRPEERKTTVVDHGCEGMRLQIRTPGDLQTMEFVAFDRPAPGPGQIEVAVSASSINFADVLVTFGRYNSPDGQMPQLGTDFAGVITAVGPDVRDHRVGDRVGGMSPHGCWATFVTCDARLATPIPAGLSDAQAAAVTTAHATAWYGLHDLGRIRAGDKVLIHSGTGGVGQAAIAIARAAGADIYATAGSPQRRQLLHDMGIEHVYDSRSIDFAEAIRADTDGYGVDIVLNSLTGAAQRAGLELLAWGGRFIEIGKRDIYGDTKMGLFPFRRNLSFYGVDLGMMSITHPHLIRQLLTTVYQHTADALLPMPHTTHYPLADAATAVRVMGAADHTGKLLLDIPRTGSSAVVLPPDQVPVFRTDGSYLITGGLGGLGLFLAEKMATAGAGRIVLSSRSAPSQKALETIELIRSIGSDVVVECGDIAHPATAARLVANATATGLPLRGVLHAAAVVEDATLTNITDELLDRDWAPKVYGAWHLHHATTDQPLDWFCSFSSAAALLGSPGQGAYAAANSWLDAFTHWRHSQNLPATAIAWGPWAEIGRAIALAESSDAAIAPDEGAHAFQTLLRHNRTYTGYLPVVGSPWLTTLAQRSRFAEAFRCDSLMRSDRSGLRTELIQLPLDEWPARLRRLISEQVSLILRRNVDPDRPLTDYGLDSLGNLELRTRIETETGVRIGSTDITTVRGMADHLCKKLIPAEDAPAAI; from the coding sequence GTGGATGAGGCACACGCCACCCCGATTGCCGTGATCGGCATGGCGTGTCGGCTGCCCCAGGGCATCGACTCGCCGGAAGACTTCTGGAATGCGTTGCTGCGCGGCGACAACCTGATCACCGAAATTCCGACCGACCGCTGGGACGCCGACGCGTACTACGACCCGGAGCCCGGTACGCCGGATCGATCGGTGTCCCGCTGGGGCGGATTCCTGGACGATATGGCGGGCTTCGATCCCGAGTTCTTCGGCATCAGCGAACGCGAAGCAACCGCAATCGATCCGCAACACCGTTTGCTGCTGCAGACTTCATGGGAAGCCGCAGAGCATGCCGGATTGGCGCCGACGGCCTTGAGCGGTTCACCAACCGGGGTGTTCGTGGGAATGTGCCATGACGACTACACTCACGTCACCGATGAAGCGGGCGCGTTAAGCGACGCCTACGGATTCACCGGAACGGCATTGAGCATGGCCTCTGGGCGAGTGTCGTACGCGATGGGACTGCGCGGCCCAGCCTTGACCGTCGACACCGCCTGCTCGTCGAGTTTGCTCGCCGTGCATCTGGCCTGCCGTAGTTTGCATGCGGGTGAGAGCGATCTCGCTTTGGCAGGTGGCTGCATGATCATGCTGGAACCACAACTATCCAGCTCGGCCTCGGCACAGGGCATGCTCTCCCCTACCGGGCGCTGCCGGACGTTCGATGTCGACGCCGACGGGTTCGTCCGCTCCGAGGGTTGCGCGATGCTCATGCTCAAGAGGCTGCCCGACGCGCTGCGCAGTGGTGACCGCATTCTGGCGGTGCTGCGTGGTACCGCAACCAATCAAGACGGTCGCACCGACAACGTGACAACGCCGTCGTTGGACGCACAGGTCATGGTCTATCGAGCGGCGTTGGCGGCAGCGGGGGTTGACGCCGACAGCGTCGGTTTGATCGAAGCGCACGGCACGGGTACGCCGGTCGGTGATCCGATCGAATTCAGCAGCTTGGCGCAGGTGTACGGGGCCAACGGGAATCGATGCGCTGTCGGGTCGGCCAAGAGCAATCTGGGGCACACCGAAGCCGCCGCCGGAGTGGTAGGGATCATCAAGGCGATCCTCTCGCTTCAACACGGCCTGGTGCCGCCGATGGTGCACCACACTCGGCTGCCCGAGGAGCTCGCGCGGATCGACTGCGCATTGTTTGTGCCGCAAGAAATTACGCCCTGGCCACGGGAAGGCGACGCCACGCCACGGCGTGCGGCGGTGTCATCGTATGGAATGTCAGGCACCAACGTGCACGCCATTCTCGAGCAGGCCCCCGAACCCCACCACAACGACACCGCCACATCGAGCAACCCGCTGTTGTTCCCACTGTCCGCCAGCTCGACCGAGGCGCTGCGCCGCACCGCGCACCGGTTGGCCGACTGGGTTACCGATCGCGAGGTGTCGCTTCCGGATCTGGCGTATACCCTTACGCGCCGACGGGGGCACCGACGGGTGCGCACCGCCATCATCGCCACCGACCGGGCTGGGCTGGCCGATGGTCTGCGCATGGCCGCCACCGGCGACGCCCCCGGCCAAGCCGCGGTCGGCCATGACGACCTGGGGCCCGTGTGGGTGTTTTCCGGCCAGGGTTCGCAATGGGCGACGATGGGCGCGGACCTACTGGCAAACGAGCCGGTGTTCGCCGCGACCATCGCGGCGCTGGAGCCGCTGATCGCCGCCGAATCCGGCTTTTCGGTGACCGCAGCCATGACCGCGCAAGAGACTCCAAGCGGGATTGACCGGGTGCAACCAACCCTGTTCGCGATGCACGTCGCGTTGGCCGAAACGATGAAGTCGTATGGCGTGCGCCCCGGCGCGGTCATTGGCCATTCCTTGGGCGAGGTGGCAGCCGCCGTGGTAGCAGGCGCGCTTTCGCGGGAGGACGGGGTACGTGTCATTTGTCGCCGCTCCCGGCTGTGCACCCGTATCGCGGGCATCGGAGCGATGGCGTCGGTGGAGCTGCCGGCGGCCCGGGTGCGCGAGGACCTCGTTCGCCGCGGAGTCAAAGACGCCGTGGTGGCGGTGGTGGCCTCGCCACAATCCACGGTGATCGGTGGGGCGACCCAAACCGTTCGCGACCTGGTCGCGGCCTGGGAAGAGCGTGACGTGCTGGCTCGTGAGGTAGCCGTCGATGTGGCATCGCATACACCGCAGGTCGAGCCGATTCTCGATGAGTTGTCCGAATCGCTGACCGATCTTCGTCCGACGATCGCGAAGGTCCCCTACTACTCGGCGACCTCCTTCGACCCACGCGAGCGGCCGCGTTGTGACGCCAAATACTGGGTCGACAACCTGCGTCACGCGGTGCGGTTCTCCGCAGCGGTGCGGGCGGCACTCGATGACGGGTACCGGGTGTTCGCCGAACTGTCACCACATCCACTGCTGACTCGAGCCGTCGAGCAGACCGCCACCAGCATCGACATGCCGGTCGCGGCGGTGCCCGCGATGCGACGCAACCAACCACTGCCATGGGGGCTACGTGCACTGGTAGCCGACCTACACAGTGCCGGCGCCGCAGTCGACTTCTCAACGCTGTATCCGGTGGGACGGCTGGTCGACGCACCTCTGCCCATATGGACCAACCGCCGCCTACTGCTGTCCGCGGTCAATGCCAAACACCATGCTCATTGCAATACCGTTGTGGTGCATCCGCTGTTGGGTTCGCACGTCGATCTTTTGGAGGAGCCCGAACGGCACGCCTGGCAGGCCGAGATCGGTGTCGCGGCATCGCCCTGGTTGGCCGATCATCGGGTGAACGATGTGGCGGCACTTCCGGGGGCCGCCTACTGCGAAATGGCGCTCGCCGCGGCCAGCACGGTACTTGGCGATGAGTGCGAGGTTCGCGACGTCCGCTTCGAGCACATGCTGCTGCTCGATGACGAAACCCCAGTGGGAGCAGTCGCTTCGGTGCAAGCGCCTGGAGTTGCCACCTTTGTCGTAGACACATCTCAAAATGGCGAGAAGGTGCGGCGAGCCAGCGCGTCACTGCATGCGATACGCCACGATACGGCACCCACCGCCTATGACGTCGAGGACTTACTGAGCGCTCATACTCATCGCCTGGCTGGGAACGAACTTCGAGAGTGGTTCGGCGAGCATGGAATTCACTACGGCCCAGCATTCACGGGTCTTGCCGCTGCCCATACCGGCGTAGGAGCAACGGATACGGTGCTGGCGGAGCTGAGCTTGCCGGGTTCGGTTCGCACGCAACAGGCCAGTTACTTCGTCCACCCCGCGTTGTTGGACAGCTGCTTTCAGTCCGTTGCGGCACATCCCGTGGTACAGCAAATGGGTACCGGCGGGCTGCTGTTGCCGCTGAGCGTGCGTCAGCTACGGCTCCACGCTGTTAGCCGCAGCGCCCGCTACTGCTACACACGGGTGACCGCCTGCGGCCACGAGGCCGAAGCCGACATCGACGTCATGGACCAACACGGCACGGTAATACTCGAACTGCGCGGACTGCTGATGGGCACGGGGCTTTCCGAGACTGCCGACCAGGATCGTTTGGTGGACCACCGCCTACTGAACGTGGAATGGCAACGGCGCGAGCCGCCCGAGCCAAAACCCGCAATCACTGGAACCTGGCTGCTGGTAAGGATTTCCGATACCCCTGACCCGCTCGCCACGCAGTTGTTCGGTGCATTGAAGTCGCAAGGCGCGGATTGGACGACGACATGCTGGCCTCAGCGGGCTGACCACGTAGCGCACGCAAAGCTACTAGGTGATCAGTTGCGTGACAACCAGTTCACCGGTGTGGTCGTGGTGACCGGGCCCACGCGTCACAACCCGGTGGGTGTCGAGTGTGTGCGGCATTTGGTGCGTGTTGTTCGTGAGTTGCCTGAGGTGACGGGTGAGGCGCCGCGGTTGTTTGTATTGACTCGGGGTGCGCAGACGGTGCTTGGGGGTGAGAGCGCTAATTTGGAGCAGGCCGGGGTGCGGGGGTTGTTGCGGGTGATTGGTGCCGAGCATCCGCATTTGCATACCACTCATATTGATGTTGATGAGCACACCGGTGTTGAGCAGGTGGCGCGTCAGTTGTTGTCGGGTTCAGAAGAAGACGAGACGGCCTGGCGTCATGGTCAGTGGTATACCGCACGGTTATCGCCGATGCCGTTGCGTCCTGAAGAACGCAAGACCACGGTGGTCGATCATGGCTGCGAGGGGATGCGGTTACAGATCCGCACCCCCGGTGATCTACAGACGATGGAATTTGTGGCCTTTGACCGTCCCGCTCCGGGCCCGGGTCAGATCGAAGTCGCCGTGAGTGCCTCGAGCATCAACTTCGCCGATGTGTTGGTCACCTTCGGGCGCTACAACTCCCCCGATGGGCAGATGCCGCAGCTGGGCACCGATTTCGCCGGGGTCATCACCGCGGTGGGCCCCGATGTCCGCGACCACCGCGTCGGTGACCGGGTCGGCGGGATGTCGCCGCACGGCTGCTGGGCCACATTTGTGACCTGTGATGCCAGACTGGCCACCCCGATCCCGGCCGGCCTTAGCGATGCGCAAGCGGCCGCGGTGACCACCGCACACGCCACCGCCTGGTACGGCCTGCACGACCTAGGCCGCATCCGCGCCGGCGATAAAGTCCTCATCCACTCCGGAACCGGCGGGGTCGGCCAGGCCGCGATCGCGATCGCGCGCGCGGCCGGAGCCGACATCTATGCCACCGCGGGCAGCCCCCAACGCCGCCAACTGCTCCACGACATGGGCATCGAACACGTCTATGACTCCCGCAGCATCGACTTCGCCGAGGCCATCCGCGCCGACACCGACGGCTACGGGGTAGACATCGTGCTCAACTCCCTAACCGGTGCGGCCCAACGCGCCGGACTGGAATTGCTGGCCTGGGGCGGACGGTTCATCGAAATCGGCAAACGCGACATCTACGGCGACACCAAAATGGGCCTGTTCCCGTTCCGGCGCAACCTGTCCTTCTACGGTGTGGACCTCGGGATGATGTCGATCACCCATCCCCACCTGATCCGCCAACTATTGACCACCGTCTACCAACACACCGCCGACGCGCTACTCCCCATGCCCCACACCACCCACTACCCCCTAGCCGATGCCGCCACCGCCGTACGCGTAATGGGCGCCGCCGACCACACCGGCAAACTACTGCTCGACATCCCCCGCACCGGAAGCAGCGCAGTGGTCCTGCCCCCCGACCAGGTCCCAGTGTTTCGCACCGACGGCTCCTACCTGATCACCGGCGGCCTCGGCGGACTAGGACTTTTCCTAGCCGAAAAAATGGCTACCGCCGGCGCCGGACGCATCGTCTTAAGCTCCCGATCAGCCCCCAGCCAAAAAGCCCTCGAAACCATCGAACTGATCCGCTCCATCGGCTCCGATGTCGTGGTCGAATGCGGCGACATCGCCCACCCCGCCACCGCAGCACGACTAGTCGCCAACGCCACCGCCACCGGACTCCCCCTGCGCGGGGTCCTCCACGCCGCCGCCGTAGTCGAAGACGCCACCCTCACCAACATCACCGACGAACTCCTCGACCGCGACTGGGCCCCCAAGGTCTACGGTGCCTGGCACCTCCACCACGCCACCACCGACCAACCCCTGGACTGGTTCTGCTCCTTCTCCTCAGCAGCAGCCCTCCTCGGCTCCCCCGGCCAAGGCGCCTACGCCGCGGCCAACAGCTGGCTCGACGCCTTCACCCACTGGCGGCACTCCCAAAACCTGCCCGCCACCGCCATCGCCTGGGGCCCCTGGGCCGAAATCGGACGCGCCATCGCCCTCGCCGAAAGCAGCGACGCCGCCATCGCCCCCGACGAAGGCGCCCACGCATTCCAAACCCTGCTCCGCCACAACCGCACCTACACCGGCTATCTCCCTGTCGTGGGCTCACCATGGTTGACAACGCTGGCGCAACGGAGTCGGTTCGCCGAGGCCTTCCGATGCGACAGCCTCATGCGATCCGATCGCAGCGGATTGCGTACCGAACTCATTCAGCTACCACTGGACGAGTGGCCGGCCAGACTCAGGCGGTTGATTTCCGAACAGGTCAGCCTGATCCTGCGCCGCAACGTCGATCCCGACCGCCCACTTACCGACTACGGGCTGGATTCACTGGGCAACCTGGAACTGCGCACCCGCATCGAGACCGAGACCGGGGTGCGGATCGGCTCTACCGACATCACCACGGTGCGGGGCATGGCCGACCACCTATGCAAAAAACTCATACCCGCAGAAGACGCCCCGGCCGCAATATGA
- a CDS encoding condensation domain-containing protein — protein MGLETVSNWVPAPGSVWRWHPSPATLDQVRQAPISAVPPSYIQARHLRGFSEQTAHGHEMSRLVVAAMDIPGQCDIRAMTYVINAHLRRHDTYSSWFEFTEANDIVRHTMEDSADIELIPIEHGTMSPKEWQNYILATPGPLEWDCFRFAIIQHDEHFTFCVSVDHLHVDAMFISAVFWEIEAMYNTLADGGAPIPLPEAGSYGDYCLRERTYTSSLTLESPEIRQWIDFFENNGGALPSFPLPLGDLSLVDTGELLSLQLMDARQTARFEAACTSAGARFSGGVFACAALAEHELTGSRTYYAVTPTSTRSAPTEFMTTGWFVGHIPFAVPVAPSFDETVRGAQANFDASAQLANVPFERVLELAPWLTKPPPRGGFPMLSFLDGGVPPLSGVVAMHLNRINARAFSDGRVAARVCIWVNKFQDETTVTASLPNNPIAHESLARYLETMKTVYLRVAEGARWSETAQV, from the coding sequence GTGGGGTTGGAGACCGTCAGCAACTGGGTCCCGGCGCCCGGTTCGGTGTGGCGTTGGCACCCGTCACCGGCCACGCTGGATCAGGTACGGCAAGCGCCAATCAGCGCGGTGCCGCCAAGCTACATCCAGGCGCGGCACCTGCGAGGTTTCAGCGAACAAACAGCTCACGGCCACGAGATGTCGCGCCTTGTGGTCGCGGCCATGGACATCCCCGGTCAATGCGATATCCGGGCGATGACCTACGTCATCAACGCACACCTTCGGCGGCACGACACATACAGCAGTTGGTTTGAATTCACCGAGGCAAACGATATCGTTCGGCACACCATGGAGGATTCGGCCGATATTGAGCTAATTCCGATCGAGCACGGCACGATGTCACCGAAAGAGTGGCAAAACTATATATTGGCTACACCAGGTCCGCTGGAATGGGATTGTTTCCGGTTCGCCATTATTCAACATGATGAGCACTTCACTTTTTGTGTGAGCGTCGACCATCTCCACGTCGATGCCATGTTTATCAGTGCAGTGTTCTGGGAGATCGAGGCGATGTACAACACGCTGGCCGACGGCGGCGCACCGATCCCGCTCCCGGAGGCCGGTAGCTACGGTGACTATTGCCTGCGCGAGCGGACCTACACCTCGTCACTGACGCTGGAATCCCCAGAAATACGGCAGTGGATCGACTTCTTCGAAAACAATGGCGGGGCGCTGCCGTCCTTTCCGCTGCCGCTCGGTGACCTCTCGCTGGTCGATACCGGCGAATTGCTGTCATTGCAGCTGATGGATGCCCGTCAGACCGCTCGGTTTGAAGCCGCATGCACTAGTGCCGGCGCACGTTTCAGCGGTGGAGTATTCGCTTGCGCAGCGTTGGCCGAACACGAGCTCACCGGCTCGCGCACCTACTACGCCGTCACGCCCACCAGTACGCGGAGCGCGCCGACAGAATTCATGACCACGGGTTGGTTTGTCGGCCACATTCCCTTTGCGGTCCCGGTCGCTCCCTCGTTCGACGAAACGGTCCGCGGCGCCCAGGCCAATTTCGATGCGAGTGCCCAGCTGGCTAACGTACCGTTTGAGCGGGTACTGGAACTGGCCCCTTGGCTCACGAAACCACCACCTCGCGGCGGCTTTCCCATGTTGTCATTCCTCGACGGGGGTGTGCCGCCGCTGTCTGGCGTCGTGGCGATGCATCTGAACCGAATCAATGCCAGAGCATTCAGCGACGGCAGGGTCGCCGCCCGGGTATGCATCTGGGTTAACAAATTCCAGGACGAGACCACCGTGACGGCGTCGTTGCCGAACAATCCGATCGCTCACGAGTCGCTGGCGCGCTACCTCGAGACGATGAAAACCGTGTATCTGCGCGTCGCGGAGGGAGCGCGCTGGAGCGAAACCGCGCAAGTGTGA